The Zalophus californianus isolate mZalCal1 chromosome X, mZalCal1.pri.v2, whole genome shotgun sequence genome window below encodes:
- the LOC113930833 gene encoding serine/threonine-protein phosphatase 4 regulatory subunit 3B-like, whose amino-acid sequence MKKGKHKMEARGGGTPESSTDLRNHQRPAEPYVSAILYRNCPLPPPELPSLSEQRQLQSTPGTRDPAPPCAATRARDRRSGVAMADDRYRVKVYSLNKDHRWDCLGTGYVSSIYVKRLQGVSLLVKSDSQASAILESKVNSKTPYQKQQKTLIVWSEAENHGIALKFQDAEGCSEIWEDICRVQGKDPSVKITQDLLEESEDQQLDEVLETNNVFDLPNCELSKLEEISDFISSVLASPIGKERLALILENEDYIKNLLQLFHTCEDLGDTAGLHHLHEIIKGILFLNKATLFEIMFSPECIMDVVGCLEYDPALAQPKRHREFLTQNARFKEVVPITDCELRQKIHQTYRVQYIRDILLPVPSMYEENFLSTLTTFIFLSKVEIVSMLKDDNNFLSQVFAQLRDETINDDRRRELLFFFKEFCAFSQTLQHPDKDALFETLTELGILPVLKIVMSMEDLQIKSAATDIFTYLVEYSPSMIREFIMEEAQLSEDGNLFINVVIEQMICDTDPELGGAVHLMGLLRILLDPENMLATPNKCERSEFLHFFYKHCIHNFIAPLFATTSEDICDGDNVAGSDRNNTNCLNNYQTAQLLSLILELLTFCVQHHTYYIKNYILSKDLLRRVLILMNSKHTFLVLCALRFMRRMIGLKDELYNCYIIKGNLFEPVVNALLNNGTRYNMLNSAVIELFEYIRVENIKSLVAHIVEKFYKTLESIEYVQTFKGLKIKYEEEKDQQNHIQRNLHSIPYSRILHRRTRVVEKEEKCFKGNSEEGEAIMPPLENDFQDRYKFMETKKTKENEDKVDPPKRASRGGYKFASSHSAPAANETHSLHGSSTVGLMNRLDDEKDKEDETPPRKRPRLSF is encoded by the coding sequence atgaagaaagggaaacatAAGATGGAAGCGAGAGGAGGTGGGACTCCGGAGAGCTCTACAGACCTCAGGAACCACCAGCGTCCAGCGGAACCTTACGTCTCCGCCATCTTATACCGTAATTGTCCCCTCCCACCGCCTGAGCTACCGTCGCTGTCAGAACAGCGACAATTACAGTCGACTCCGGGCACACGAGACCCAGCGCCCCCCTGCGCCGCGACTAGGGCTAGGGACAGGAGGTCAGGAGTCGCCATGGCTGACGACCGGTATCGTGTAAAAGTCTACTCACTGAACAAGGACCACCGATGGGATTGTCTCGGCACCGGGTACGTCTCTTCCATTTATGTGAAGCGCCTCCAGGGAGTGTCCCTGCTCGTTAAGTCGGATTCCCAGGCCTCAGCAATCTTGGAGTCAAAGGTAAATTCAAAGACGCCCTATCAGAAGCAACAGAAAACCCTGATTGTTTGGTCTGAAGCAGAGAACCATGGTATCGCGTTGAAGTTCCAGGACGCCGAGGGCTGTAGTGAGATCTGGGAAGACATTTGCCGGGTTCAAGGAAAAGATCCATCCGTCAAAATAACGCAAGACCTCTTGGAGGAATCCGAAGACCAACAACTGGATGAAGTCCTGGAAACCAATAATGTGTTTGACCTGCCTAACTGTGAACTCAGTAAACTTGAAGAGATTTCTGACTTCATTTCCTCGGTTCTCGCTTCACCAATCGGTAAGGAGAGACTGGCTCTGATCTTAGAAAATGAGGACTATATTAAAAATTTGCTGCAGCTGTTCCACACCTGTGAGGACCTAGGGGACACTGCAGGCTTACACCATTTGCATGAAATTATTAAAGGCATCTTATTCCTTAACAAGGCAACCCTGTTTGAGATCATGTTTTCTCCTGAGTGTATCATGGATGTGGTAGGATGCCTCGAATATGACCCTGCTTTGGCTCAGCCAAAAAGGCATAGGGAATTCTTGACCCAAAATGCAAGGTTCAAGGAAGTCGTACCAATAACAGACTGTGAACTTAGGCAAAAAATACATCAGACATATAGGGTACAGTACATCCGTGACATCCTTTTGCCTGTACCATCCATGTATGAAGAGAACTTTCTTTCTACTCTtacaacttttattttcctcagcAAGGTTGAGATAGTCAGCATGCTGAAAGATGATAACAACTTTTTGTCTCAAGTCTTTGCACAGTTAAGGGATGAGACTATAAATGATGATAGGCGGCGCGAATTGCTCTTTTTCTTCAAGGAATTCTGTGCATTTTCTCAGACATTACAGCATCCAGACAAGGATGCACTGTTCGAAACATTGACAGAATTGGGGATTCTTCCTGTTCTTAAAATTGTAATGAGCATGGAGGATTTGCAAATAAAGTCAGCTGCTACTGATATATTTACTTATCTAGTGGAGTATAGTCCATCCATGATTCGAGAATTTATCATGGAAGAAGCCCAGCTGAGTGAAGACGGTAACCTTTTCATTAATGTAGTCATTGAGCAAATGATCTGTGATACTGATCCTGAGCTAGGAGGTGCTGTTCATTTAATGGGACTTCTTCGTATTCTACTTGATCCAGAAAACATGCTAGCAACACCTAATAAATGTGAAAGAAGTGAATTTCTACATTTCTTCTACAAGCACTGTATACATAATTTCATAGCACCACTTTTTGCCACCACTTCAGAAGATATATGTGACGGGGATAATGTAGCTGGATCCGacagaaacaacacaaattgCCTCAATAATTATCAAACAGCACAGCTGCTTTCTTTAATTTTAGAGCTGCTCACATTTTGTGTGCAACATCACACatactacataaaaaactatATTTTGAGCAAAGACTTGCTGAGAAGAGTCTTGATCTTGATGAATTCAAAGCACACTTTCCTGGTCTTGTGTGCTCTCCGCTTTATGAGAAGGATGATTGGACTTAAAGATGaactttataattgttacatcATCAAGGGAAATCTTTTTGAGCCAGTTGTCAATGCTCTCCTGAATAACGGAACTCGGTACAATATGTTGAATTCAGCTGTTATTGAGCTGTTTGAATACATAAGAGTGGAAAATATCAAATCTCTTGTTGCACATATAGtagaaaagttttataaaacaCTTGAATCGATTGAATATGTTCAGACATTCAAAGGATTAAAGATTAAatatgaagaagagaaagaccaGCAGAATCATATACAGAGGAATTTACACTCTATACCGTATAGTAGAATACTTCACAGGCGTACCAGAGTcgtggagaaggaagaaaagtgttttaaaggaaattcagaagaaggagaagcaattATGCCGCCATTGGAAAATGATTTTCAGGATCGTTACAAATTTATGgagactaaaaaaacaaaagaaaatgaagacaaggtAGATCCTCCTAAAAGAGCATCTCGGGGGGGCTACAAATTTGCTTCATCCCATTCTGCTCCTGCTGCTAATGAAACACATAGCCTGCACGGTAGCAGCACAGTTGGCTTAATGAATCGTCTGGATGATGAAAAAGATAAGGAAGATGAAACACCCCCCAGGAAGAGACCACGTCTTAGCTTCTAA